A region of Bos javanicus breed banteng chromosome 17, ARS-OSU_banteng_1.0, whole genome shotgun sequence DNA encodes the following proteins:
- the SLC8B1 gene encoding mitochondrial sodium/calcium exchanger protein isoform X3 — translation MAGGLLNVSWVLSLLCVLQMVETVSGARAPSAGAHISSQFPAAGVSQTSVVDCREVCGLNASDRCAFVRTNPDCRSDGGYLDYLEGIFCHFPARLLPLAITLYAFWLLYLFLILGVTAAKFFCPNLSAISTTLKLSHNVAGVTFLAFGNGAPDIFSALVAFSDPRTAGLAFGALFGAGVLVTTVVAGGIAILRPFTAASRPFLRDIIFYMAAVLLIFTALYCGRVTLAWALGYLGFYAFYVVTVVLCTWIYQRQRRRSLVCSMPATPEILSDSEEERMSSNTNSYDYGEEYRPLLLYPETTAQILVQALNPLDYRKWRTKPMYWRVLKVFKLPVEFLLLLTVPVMDPDKEDRNWKRPLNCLHLVISPLFLTLTLQSGAWASRRSCQVEAVERTSSLSRPSADGVYEIGGLFPVWAVVVIAGTALAAVTFFATSNSEPPRFHWDFPDGSDGRESACNAGDLGSLSGSGRSPGEGNGNSIIFMELYNHHSLGFTTTKRSPEPVDSHSPSSPITLWPAQLLSVPPDFSVLYISHTWNHTIRTFCGLPSFT, via the exons TGTCGAGAAGTGTGTGGCCTGAACGCCTCTGACCGCTGCGCCTTCGTCCGCACCAACCCCGACTGCCGCAGTGACGGGGGCTACCTGGACTACCTCGAGGGCATCTTCTGCCACTTCCCAGCCCGCCTCCTCCCTCTGGCCATCACCCTCTAC GCTTTCTGGCTGCTTTATCTGTTTCTGATTCTGGGAGTCACCGCGGCGAAGTT CTTCTGCCCTAACCTGTCGGCCATTTCCACCACACTCAAGCTTTCCCACAACGTGGCAG GCGTCACCTTCCTGGCGTTTGGGAACGGGGCCCCGGATATCTTCAGCGCCCTGGTGGCCTTCTCAGACCCGCGCACAGCTGGCCTGGCCTTTGGGGCCCTGTTTG GCGCGGGCGTGCTGGTCACCACCGTGGTGGCCGGTGGGATCGCCATCCTGCGTCCCTTCACGGCGGCCTCCAGGCCCTTCCTCAGAGACATCATCTTCTACATGGCGGCCGTGCTGCTGATCTTCACCGCGCTCTACTGCGGCAGGGTCACGCTGGCGTGGGCCCTGG GTTACCTGGGCTTCTATGCGTTCTACGTGGTCACCGTGGTTCTCTGCACCTGGATCTACCAAAGGCAGCGGAGGAGATCCTTAGTCTGCTCCATGCCGGCCACCCCAG AGATACTGTCAGATTCCGAAGAGGAACGGATGTCTTCTAACACCAATAGCTATGACTATG GTGAGGAGTACCGGCCGCTGCTCCTGTACCCGGAGACCACGGCCCAGATCCTGGTGCAGGCCCTCAACCCCCTGGATTACAGGAAGTGGCGGACCAAGCCCATGTACTGGAGGGTCCTCAAGGTGTTCAAG CTGCCCGTGGAGTTCCTGCTGCTCCTCACCGTCCCCGTCATGGACCCCGACAAGGAGGACAGGAACTGGAAGCGGCCCCTCAACTGCCTGCACCTGGTCATCAGCCCCCTGttcctgaccctgaccctgcagTCGGGGGCCT GGGCTTCCAGGAGGAGCTGCCAAGTTGAAGCCGTGGAGAGGACCAGCTCCCTTTCTCGTCCCTCTGCAGATGGCGTCTATGAGATAGGTGGCCTCTTTCCCGTCTGGGCCGTGGTGGTGATTGCGGGCACGGCCTTGGCTGCAGTGACCTTTTTTGCCACGTCCAACAGCGAGCCCCCCAGGTTTCACTGG gacttccccgatggctcagatggtagagagtctgcctgcaatgcaggagacctgggttcactctctggatcgggaagatctcccggagaaggaaatggcaactccattaTATTCAtggagttgtacaaccatcacagTTTGGGATTCACCACCACAAAAAGAAGCCCTGAACCCGTTGACAGTCACTCTCCGTCCTCCCCCATCACCCTCTGGCCAGCACAGCTGCTTTCAGTCCCTCCAGATTTTTCTGTTCTGTATATTTCACATACATGGAATCACACAATACGTACTTTTTGTGGCCTGCCCTCCTTCACTTAA